One segment of Sylvia atricapilla isolate bSylAtr1 chromosome 8, bSylAtr1.pri, whole genome shotgun sequence DNA contains the following:
- the LOC136364437 gene encoding C-type lectin domain family 2 member H-like, translating into MSRDQSTVSSQKTDSGCDLEEREFCCIHGVVKGLLRLLEQPAAGVTHLPGVQKATCHEQGDGTRERAASEDVERGLCPSDGSVRKPPHPQGTSAIGNGHREFPSRWFRAHAVVTLVLTVLVSLVLALGVALAVQSAPQLPVTPATPQCVLGCPSGWVGYNGICYYLSRDFGTWDEGEERCSELGASLAIVKDEEATDLLFPLRGNGDFWLGLRRRGQHLHWGDGSNFSSWVPVLGDAECVYLSDHKFWSQSCSDERPYLCSKARAPL; encoded by the exons ATGTCTCGAGATCAAAGTACTGTTTCTTCCCAGAAAACGGATTCTGGCTGTGacctggaggagagggaattcTGCTGCATCCATGGAGTTGTGAAGGGGCTTCTGCGTCTCCTGGAGCAACCAGCAGCCGGGGTTACACACTTGCCTGGGGTGCAAAAAGCCACTTGTCATGAGCAGGGCGATGGAACTCGTGAGCGTGCAGCGAGTGAGGATGTGGAGCGTGGACTGTGCCCCAGTGATGGGAGTGTGAGGAAGCCCCCGCATCCTCAGGGCACATCAGCCATCGGCAATGGACACAGAGAATTCCCGA gcaggtggTTCAGGGCCCATGCCGTGGTCACCTTGGTGCTGACTGTGCTCGTGTCCCTGGTGCTGGCTTTGGGGGTGGCCTTGGCTGTGCAGTCAG CACCACAGCTTCCAGTGACACCTGCCACTCCCCAGTGTGTTCTGGGCTGTCCCTCTGGCTGGGTTGGCTACAACGGGATCTGCTACTACCTGTCCAGGGATTTTGGCACCTGGGATGAGGGTGAGGAACGGTGCTCCGAGCTCGGGGCCTCCCTGGCCATTGTCAAGGATGAGGAGGCCACG GATTTGCTCTTCCCCCTCCGCGGGAACGGCGATTTCTGGCTCGGGCTGCGCAGGCGGGGCCAGCACCTGCACTGGGGGGACGGCAGCAACTTCAGCTCCTG GGTTCCTGTCCTTGGCGATGCAGAGTGTGTGTACCTGAGTGACCATAAATTCTGGAGTCAGAGCTGCTCAGATGAGCGGCCGTATCTGTGCAGCAAGGCCCGAGCTCCCCTGTGA
- the LOC136364593 gene encoding maestro heat-like repeat-containing protein family member 7, translating to MAGRFLGLFKVFRGKKKKDPGAQKPEEPEQFQPLQDDAATDSTQQQKPARGRFRRTLKMFTKFIRIRRRNISTAAPEGTAKPDSSLTKSPAEPDVCTNLTVPSENFDTAVNDLREKAVLMEMDEGISITNSDSGMTQGLENTDSTPTPTIIYAPSMDFSEESGVSPQQQVPAILRNIHQRLASHVTVDARTQIDIVRLAEEHPADVVLTLLHCAPTCDRAAAMMWRAIGSSVPTLEKVLPTLLCVMEDWPLYCMFTSDGDNKHVFALAATLVLWVIVQVPECHEAIILYSSRLFVALLFHVVITTQQMPQEVHDFWRACQEEHHLPSNPNRSPSSCPSHAPVASASAPSVTWLCSAHRFAVQAIKSLLCRLRCDNEVIAMERKHGWDTMLCADTQHYAMGLLAREMRRILIPLCSRIAMHLIRVLSMEKPGWDLPLLAFLVEVLECLDWTKCGGSVLRVMSKYLHSKCRQRRRLALRGLVVLSQDPLMARRMCSLSQSFVELLDDADGEMVAITLRVFTNMLKDKDILVSSTTAPKLAEALLELFDNDNSHVQLLSIDLFRKVMELVVDEGKKHLKTIVNESLYPLFKYCHDENQRVAQASRETLHCLAKFLKRKDLEQLLKKEDPLDMDECSLADDRSRAAETVRRALPYLESPREPLREAALRFIGEPRARAPSPGRRRPLAAVPWGGSVRRGPGLSPAGAGGRVATGPQRRWQGAVPLRP from the exons ATGGCGGGCAGATTCCTTGGCCTCTTCAAAGtcttcagggggaaaaaaaagaaagacccTGGAGCACAAAAGCCTGAAGAGCCAGAGCAGTTCCAGCCGCTGCAGGACG ATGCAGCCACAGACAGCACACAACAGCAGAAGCCTGCCCGTGGCCGCTTCCGCAGGACACTGAAG ATGTTCACAAAATTCATCCGCATTCGACGTAGAAATATCAGCACCGCTGCGCCTGAGGGCACAGCCAAGCCTGACTCCAGTCTGACCAAgtccccagcagagcctgaTGTCTGCACAAATTTGACTGTGCCCTCAGAAAATTTTGACACTGCAGTGAATGATCTCCGGGAGAAGGCTGTTCTCATGGAAATGGATGAGGGCATTTCCATCACAAACAGTGACAGCGGAATGACTCAAGGCCTTGAAAATACTGACAGCACGCCCACTCCGACCATCATTTATGCTCCCAGTATGGATTTTTCCGAGGAGAGTGGTgtttctcctcagcagcag GTGCCAGCCATTTTAAGGAATATTCACCAGAGACTGGCATCCCATGTCACTGTGGATGCCAGGACGCAAATTGACATTGTGAGGCTGGCTGAAGAACACCCGGCTGATGTGGTGCTGACCCTCCTGCACTGTGCCCCAACGTGTGACAG agctgctgcaatgATGTGGAGAGCCATAGGCTCATCGGTTCCCACACTGGAGAAGGTGCTGCCAACACTGCTCTGCGTTATGGAGGACTGGCCTCTGTATTGCATGTTCACCTCTGATGGGGACAACAAACACGTTTTTGCCCTGGCT GCAACTCTGGTGCTCTGGGTGATTGTCCAGGTGCCTGAGTGCCACGAGGCAATAATCCTTTATTCTTCCCGCCTGTTTGTGGCTCTGCTCTTCCATGTTGTCATCACCACACAGCAGATGCCACAGGAAGTTCATGACTTCTGGAGGGCATGCCAGGAGGAACACCATCTTCCCAGCAACCCCAACAGGTCTCCGTCCTCCTGTCCTTCCCATGCCCCTGTGGCCAGTGCCAGCGCTCCCAGTGTGACCTGGCTTTGCTCCGCACACAGGTTTGCAGTGCAGGCCATCAAATCCCTGCTCTGCCGGCTGCGGTGTGACAATGAGGTGATCGCGATGGAGCGCAAGCACGGATGGGACACCATGCTCTGTGCTGACACCCAGCACTATGCCATGGGTCTACTGGCCAG GGAGATGCGCCGTATCTTGATCCCTTTATGTTCCCGCATTGCAATGCACCTGATCCGGGTGCTCAGCATGGAGAAGCCAGGTTGGGATCTGCCCTTACTGGCATTCCTCGTGGAG GTCCTCGAATGCCTGGACTGGACTAAATGTGGTGGCAGCGTCCTGAGGGTCATGTCAAAGTACCTTCACAGCAAGTGCAGGCAGAGGCGTCGCCTGGCGCTCAGAGGCCTCGTGGTGCTCAGCCAGGATCCCCTGATG GCAAGAAGAATGTGCAGTCTGTCTCAAAGctttgtggagctgctggatgatGCAGATGGAGAGATGGTTGCCATAACCCTCCGTGTGTTCACTAATATGCTCAAGGACAAAGACATCCTGGTATCGAGCACCACTGCCCCAAAGCTGGCTGAGgcactcctggagctctttgACAAT gaCAATAGCCACGTGCAACTGCTCTCCATTGACCTCTTCCGTAAAGTGATGGAGTTAGTAGTGGACGAGGGAAAAAAGCACCTGAAGACAATTGTGAACGAGAGCCTGTACCCACTTTTTAAATACTGCCACGATGAGAACCAGCGCGTGGCACAG GCTTCTCGGGAAACGCTGCATTGTTTGGCCAAGTTCCTGAAGAGGAAGGATCTCGAGCAGCTACTGAAGAAGGAAGATCCATTGGATATGGACGAGTGCTCG ctggcagacGACAGGAGCCGAGCGGCCGAGACCGTGCGCCGGGCCCTGCCGTACCTGGAGAGCCCGCGGGAGCCCCTGCGAGAGGCGGCCCTCAGGTTCATCGGTGAGCCACGGGCCCGGGCTCCCtccccgggccgccgccgccctctgGCAGCCGTGCCCTGGGGCGGCAGCGTGCGGCGAGGGcccgggctgagccctgccGGGGCAGGAGGCCGTGTGGCCACAGGGCCGCAGCGCCGCTGGCAGGGAGCCGTGCCGCTGCGGCCCTGA